A single window of Halobacterium jilantaiense DNA harbors:
- a CDS encoding TetR/AcrR family transcriptional regulator: MNGGDDDGKPEAHGAVMDGVYDALVADGFADLTMQDIADEAGVSKSLLHYHYDTKQDLLVAFLDHLIERGKARAAEHEDEPAPEHLRKFVGGALVDNDDEDWAFATALLELQAQAPYDAAYRDQLARNEAFMRDHVADIVRDGVDAGEFRDVDPDAVARLVLAAVDGARVDRVVVDDDTPEVVHDALLDHVLADLETDEPGAPERRDGPGVEQ, from the coding sequence ATGAACGGGGGAGACGACGACGGCAAGCCGGAGGCGCACGGCGCTGTCATGGACGGCGTCTACGACGCGCTCGTCGCCGACGGGTTCGCCGACCTCACGATGCAGGATATCGCCGACGAAGCGGGCGTCTCGAAGAGCCTGCTGCACTACCACTACGACACCAAACAGGACCTCCTCGTGGCGTTCCTCGACCACCTCATCGAGCGCGGGAAGGCCCGGGCCGCCGAACACGAGGACGAGCCCGCGCCCGAACACCTCCGGAAGTTCGTCGGGGGCGCGCTCGTCGACAACGACGACGAGGACTGGGCGTTTGCCACCGCGCTGCTGGAACTCCAGGCGCAAGCACCCTACGACGCCGCCTACCGCGACCAGCTCGCGCGCAACGAGGCGTTCATGCGCGACCACGTCGCCGACATCGTCCGCGACGGCGTCGACGCCGGCGAGTTCCGGGACGTCGACCCGGACGCCGTCGCCCGGCTCGTGCTCGCGGCCGTCGATGGTGCCCGCGTCGACCGCGTCGTCGTCGACGACGACACGCCCGAGGTGGTCCACGACGCTCTCCTCGACCACGTCCTCGCCGACCTCGAAACCGACGAACCCGGCGCGCCCGAGCGCCGGGACGGACCGGGGGTCGAGCAATGA
- a CDS encoding NAD(P)/FAD-dependent oxidoreductase, producing MSESYVIIGDGIAGSSAAEALHEEAPEADITVVTDEGETLYNRILIKEFAKGKLPEAPISIHDPDWYDERDIDLRLNTLVTEVNPDAHTIETHEGDEIGYDKLLVAAGGTPNQLPVENSDAEGVHHFWTFEDARRIREHAEDADTGVVVGAGLLGIDLAAICGGQDVDAKYLMRGNRWWRYALSEEGAEIIHDGLREKGVEPVFESGADHFETNDDGEVVATVDGNGERHESDFVGVAIGLDFNVEILQDTDATIENGVHVDEFMRTDVEDIYAAGDITQYWDTILDQRAQNGSWGSAKQQGALAGKTMLADSGHDVDIEPFRWVSSYSITHFDFPFLSFGFPTLGDETCERKYSDTEWRQLAFKDGQLVGGVLIGNLAPQSKYKQLIKDEAVVADQQDVLLQENFDIEELATATQQ from the coding sequence ATGAGCGAGTCGTACGTGATAATCGGTGACGGTATCGCGGGTAGTTCCGCTGCCGAAGCCCTCCACGAAGAGGCCCCCGAGGCCGACATCACAGTCGTAACTGACGAGGGCGAGACGCTGTACAACCGCATCCTCATCAAGGAGTTCGCGAAGGGGAAGCTCCCGGAAGCCCCTATCAGTATCCACGACCCGGACTGGTACGACGAGCGCGACATCGACCTCCGGCTGAACACCCTGGTCACGGAAGTCAACCCCGACGCCCACACCATCGAGACCCACGAGGGCGACGAAATCGGCTACGACAAGCTGCTCGTCGCGGCGGGCGGGACGCCGAACCAGCTCCCCGTGGAGAACTCCGACGCGGAGGGCGTCCACCACTTCTGGACGTTCGAGGACGCGCGCCGCATCCGCGAGCACGCCGAGGACGCCGACACCGGCGTCGTCGTGGGCGCGGGCCTGCTGGGCATCGACCTGGCGGCCATCTGCGGCGGGCAGGACGTGGACGCGAAGTACCTGATGCGCGGGAACCGCTGGTGGCGGTACGCGCTCAGCGAGGAGGGCGCGGAAATCATCCACGATGGGCTCCGCGAGAAGGGCGTCGAGCCGGTCTTCGAGTCCGGCGCGGACCACTTCGAGACGAACGACGACGGCGAGGTCGTCGCGACCGTCGACGGGAACGGCGAGCGCCACGAGTCGGACTTCGTCGGCGTCGCCATCGGCCTGGACTTCAACGTCGAGATTCTCCAGGACACGGACGCCACCATCGAGAACGGCGTCCACGTGGACGAGTTCATGCGCACCGACGTCGAGGACATCTATGCGGCCGGTGACATCACGCAGTACTGGGACACCATCCTCGACCAGCGCGCGCAGAACGGTTCCTGGGGCTCCGCGAAGCAGCAGGGCGCGCTCGCGGGGAAGACGATGCTCGCGGACAGCGGCCACGACGTCGACATCGAGCCGTTCCGCTGGGTGTCCTCGTACTCCATCACGCACTTCGACTTCCCGTTCCTCTCCTTCGGCTTCCCGACGCTGGGCGACGAGACCTGCGAGCGGAAGTACAGCGACACGGAGTGGCGGCAGCTCGCGTTCAAGGACGGCCAGCTCGTCGGCGGCGTCCTCATCGGGAACCTCGCGCCGCAGTCGAAGTACAAGCAGCTCATCAAGGACGAGGCGGTCGTCGCGGACCAGCAGGACGTCCTGCTGCAGGAGAACTTCGACATCGAGGAGCTCGCGACCGCGACCCAGCAGTAG
- a CDS encoding Hsp20/alpha crystallin family protein, with protein MTDRHRTTQGVPYTAAAWDATGRTPVGATTPSPQTAGSGAVASQQQAEPAEYQPPAATPSADVVESDDELVVLLDAPGFEEDQITVHADANNVYVTADRSDDAAPASIEGGHALLQERPLRLERAIALPGHVDPEQATAEHDNGVCRISVPKDEDDRRHEIGFQ; from the coding sequence ATGACTGACCGCCACCGGACCACGCAGGGCGTTCCGTACACGGCGGCCGCCTGGGACGCGACCGGACGGACGCCGGTCGGAGCGACGACCCCGTCGCCACAGACCGCCGGTTCCGGCGCGGTCGCGAGCCAGCAGCAGGCGGAGCCGGCGGAGTACCAGCCGCCGGCGGCGACACCGAGCGCCGACGTCGTCGAGTCCGACGACGAACTGGTGGTGTTGCTCGACGCGCCCGGCTTCGAGGAAGACCAGATCACCGTCCACGCGGACGCGAACAACGTCTACGTGACCGCCGACCGGAGCGACGACGCCGCTCCCGCTTCGATCGAGGGGGGGCACGCGCTCCTTCAGGAGCGACCGCTCCGACTGGAGCGCGCAATCGCGCTTCCGGGCCACGTCGACCCCGAACAGGCGACGGCCGAACACGACAACGGCGTCTGCCGCATCAGCGTCCCGAAAGACGAGGACGACCGGCGACACGAGATCGGCTTCCAGTAG
- a CDS encoding MBL fold metallo-hydrolase — protein MAVELRPGVWQVALRGVNAYLVEDDAGLALVDTGLPWQADSVRRALEVAGFSMRDVERVLLTHYDVDHVGGLRSLLSSAGDVEVCCGAGDAELVVGNRKPPLSVPKGVSQRLAGLLTPSVHTPVRALGDGDEVGGFEVVATPGHTPGHVAYYHEGLDAAFLGDLVRADDGELELSPWLLSSDTSQLPGSVRRVLNRAPAFAAACVGHGDPIRSGGRAALARVVQ, from the coding sequence ATGGCAGTGGAACTGCGGCCGGGCGTCTGGCAGGTCGCGCTCCGGGGCGTCAACGCCTACCTCGTCGAGGACGACGCGGGCCTCGCGCTCGTCGACACCGGACTGCCGTGGCAGGCCGACAGCGTCCGCCGAGCCCTCGAAGTCGCGGGGTTCTCGATGCGCGACGTCGAGCGCGTGCTGCTCACGCACTACGACGTCGACCACGTCGGCGGCCTCCGGTCCCTGCTGTCCTCGGCGGGCGACGTCGAGGTGTGCTGTGGCGCGGGCGACGCCGAACTCGTCGTCGGCAACCGGAAGCCGCCGCTGTCGGTTCCGAAGGGCGTCAGCCAGCGGCTCGCGGGCCTCCTGACGCCGAGCGTCCACACGCCGGTGCGCGCGCTCGGCGACGGGGACGAGGTCGGTGGCTTCGAGGTGGTTGCGACGCCGGGCCACACGCCGGGCCACGTCGCCTACTACCACGAGGGGCTGGACGCCGCGTTCCTCGGGGATCTGGTGCGAGCAGACGACGGCGAACTGGAACTGTCGCCGTGGCTGCTGTCCAGTGACACGAGCCAGCTTCCGGGGAGCGTCCGGCGCGTGCTCAACCGCGCGCCGGCGTTCGCGGCGGCCTGCGTCGGGCACGGCGACCCGATTCGGTCCGGCGGCCGGGCGGCGCTCGCCCGCGTCGTTCAGTAA
- a CDS encoding DUF6149 family protein, whose protein sequence is MKLRQNVRHFASKKALEVPGLRDVVNDKLVDLHTGIFLDKAPEARREERRDHLDGFFDATMDMYLAALQAGYPEAEAREMTHIVANFDFYNHGWAEMMEFPGDELGDHYDRYAGFFDGHGVSVDDPLGEFRPVDGIPDAPATPEKLDDAAFENAAGGYEDDVYVETDDGSVERGGVEEPSEVDPEDSPFTD, encoded by the coding sequence ATGAAGCTCCGCCAGAACGTCCGCCACTTCGCGTCGAAGAAGGCCCTCGAAGTCCCGGGGTTGCGCGACGTGGTCAACGACAAGCTCGTCGACCTCCACACCGGTATCTTCCTCGACAAAGCGCCCGAGGCGCGCCGCGAGGAGCGCCGCGACCACCTCGACGGCTTCTTCGACGCGACGATGGACATGTACCTCGCCGCGCTGCAGGCCGGCTATCCCGAGGCGGAGGCCCGCGAGATGACCCACATCGTAGCGAACTTCGACTTCTACAACCACGGCTGGGCGGAGATGATGGAGTTCCCGGGCGACGAACTCGGCGACCACTACGACCGCTACGCCGGGTTCTTCGACGGGCACGGCGTCAGCGTCGACGACCCGCTGGGGGAGTTCCGGCCGGTCGACGGCATCCCGGACGCGCCGGCGACGCCCGAGAAGCTGGACGACGCGGCGTTCGAGAACGCGGCCGGGGGCTACGAGGACGACGTCTACGTCGAGACCGACGACGGCAGCGTCGAGCGCGGCGGTGTCGAGGAGCCCAGCGAGGTCGACCCCGAGGACAGCCCGTTCACCGACTGA
- a CDS encoding DUF5518 domain-containing protein has product MVRRSPDDGRLSETWRDALLGGVASMPVTAALYWLSGGGREFPLNAVAVAGLVAGYLAAGRAADTDAVGLRAGVVGGLPAVAWLLATILGGATALSGPAWFEVAGLAFAVGATSTVAALVLALAAVVGVLGARVGGWVAARRGRRVGHAG; this is encoded by the coding sequence ATGGTCCGACGCAGCCCCGACGACGGTCGCCTCTCCGAGACGTGGCGGGACGCCCTGCTCGGCGGCGTCGCGTCGATGCCCGTGACGGCCGCGCTCTACTGGCTGTCCGGTGGCGGCCGCGAGTTCCCACTGAACGCCGTCGCGGTCGCCGGACTCGTCGCCGGGTACCTGGCCGCCGGTCGCGCTGCCGACACGGACGCCGTCGGCCTGCGTGCCGGCGTCGTCGGCGGCCTCCCTGCGGTCGCGTGGCTGCTCGCGACGATTCTCGGGGGCGCGACGGCGCTGTCCGGGCCCGCCTGGTTCGAGGTCGCTGGTCTCGCGTTCGCCGTCGGAGCCACCAGCACGGTCGCAGCGCTCGTGCTCGCGCTCGCCGCAGTTGTCGGTGTCCTCGGCGCGAGAGTCGGCGGCTGGGTTGCGGCCCGACGCGGCCGGCGAGTCGGCCACGCCGGGTGA
- a CDS encoding DUF7835 family putative zinc beta-ribbon protein, with protein sequence MSGHPPDAEAMVEPCSNCDRETPHSVTVELRTESDGAANPSFSREPYRVTECRRCGEALAQRMSDA encoded by the coding sequence ATGTCCGGTCACCCACCCGACGCCGAGGCGATGGTCGAGCCGTGCTCGAACTGCGACCGCGAGACGCCACACTCGGTCACCGTCGAACTGCGGACGGAGAGCGACGGTGCAGCGAACCCGTCGTTCTCGCGGGAGCCGTACCGCGTCACGGAGTGCCGGCGCTGCGGCGAGGCGCTCGCCCAGCGGATGAGCGACGCCTGA
- a CDS encoding sensor histidine kinase, whose translation MALQVTPYTPPLAAAGVAFLVTAAWVSRRTDPGMRSTWLAVPLFLATGFWTLTYAAELTVTGYEAQLFFGRLQYAGTATVPVLWLAYVTAYVGYDDIVPRWAWGALAVPPAFFVAFVASYPATTLFWTATTQVTVDGYVLFDTAGGPLFDVFIVYVYALVFVATAMLAERVWFTQGVYRRQAMALLAGSLVPAVAGVVYITGISPIPALNLPALGFVATGTVVAYSVVSSDLFTLEPVAWETAVAELDDPVFVVDSRERIVAANPAGRAFAGADIGTPAADALGHVFEEPYWRQPGDHTVAHDGCDGTRALSVSVTPVDRDGATAGHVLVVRDVTERERREQRLAEFASVASHDLRNPLNVARGHLQLGRESGDEQHFQEVDGALDRMEDIIDDLLTLAREGETAPDAEPVSLAAAAHTAWEFVAASDVDATLDVEEDTTVTANETALIRLLENLFRNAVEHGSNPEVETTGEPPDDGGSGVTVRIGATADGFYVSDDGPGVPDTDRETVFESGYTTSADGTGFGLSIVAEIADNHGWTVDLVDDDAGGARFEFDT comes from the coding sequence ATGGCACTCCAGGTGACGCCGTACACGCCGCCGCTCGCAGCCGCAGGCGTGGCGTTCCTCGTCACCGCAGCCTGGGTGAGCCGCCGCACCGACCCCGGCATGCGCTCGACCTGGCTCGCCGTCCCGCTGTTCCTCGCGACCGGGTTCTGGACGCTCACCTACGCCGCCGAACTCACCGTCACCGGCTACGAGGCGCAGCTGTTCTTCGGGAGACTGCAGTACGCCGGGACCGCCACCGTCCCCGTGCTGTGGCTCGCGTACGTGACGGCGTACGTCGGCTACGACGACATCGTTCCGCGATGGGCGTGGGGCGCGCTCGCAGTACCGCCCGCGTTCTTCGTGGCGTTCGTCGCGAGCTATCCCGCGACGACGCTCTTCTGGACGGCCACGACGCAAGTGACCGTCGACGGGTACGTCCTGTTCGACACGGCCGGTGGCCCGCTGTTCGACGTGTTCATCGTGTACGTGTACGCCCTCGTGTTCGTCGCCACGGCGATGCTCGCCGAACGCGTCTGGTTCACACAGGGCGTCTACCGCCGGCAGGCGATGGCACTGCTCGCTGGCTCCCTCGTCCCCGCGGTCGCCGGCGTCGTCTACATCACGGGAATCAGCCCCATCCCCGCGCTCAACCTCCCCGCGCTCGGATTCGTCGCGACGGGCACTGTCGTCGCGTACAGCGTCGTGAGCAGCGACCTGTTCACGCTCGAACCGGTGGCCTGGGAGACCGCGGTCGCCGAACTCGACGACCCCGTGTTCGTGGTGGACAGCCGCGAACGCATCGTCGCCGCCAACCCCGCGGGCCGCGCGTTCGCGGGCGCAGACATCGGCACGCCCGCCGCCGACGCGCTCGGCCACGTCTTCGAGGAGCCGTACTGGCGACAGCCCGGCGACCACACCGTCGCACACGACGGCTGCGACGGCACGCGAGCGCTGTCGGTGTCCGTCACGCCCGTCGACCGGGACGGCGCGACCGCCGGCCACGTCCTCGTCGTTCGGGACGTCACCGAACGCGAGCGCCGCGAGCAGCGCCTCGCGGAGTTCGCGAGCGTCGCCAGCCACGACCTCCGGAATCCGCTGAACGTCGCACGCGGCCACCTGCAGCTCGGCCGGGAGTCGGGCGACGAGCAGCACTTCCAGGAGGTCGACGGCGCACTCGACCGCATGGAGGACATCATCGACGACCTCCTCACGCTCGCCCGCGAGGGCGAGACGGCACCGGACGCCGAACCGGTGTCGCTGGCAGCGGCCGCCCACACCGCCTGGGAGTTCGTGGCGGCCAGCGACGTCGACGCCACCCTAGACGTCGAGGAGGACACGACGGTTACTGCCAACGAGACCGCACTGATTCGCCTCCTGGAGAACCTCTTTCGGAACGCTGTCGAACACGGTTCGAACCCCGAGGTGGAGACGACAGGGGAGCCGCCCGACGACGGCGGCTCCGGAGTCACCGTCCGAATTGGCGCGACCGCGGACGGCTTCTACGTCTCCGACGACGGCCCGGGCGTCCCGGACACCGACCGCGAGACCGTGTTCGAGTCGGGCTACACGACCAGCGCCGACGGCACCGGGTTCGGGCTGTCCATCGTCGCGGAGATCGCGGACAACCACGGGTGGACAGTCGACCTCGTCGACGACGACGCGGGCGGCGCGCGCTTCGAGTTCGACACGTAG
- a CDS encoding NAD(P)/FAD-dependent oxidoreductase produces the protein MIAIVGGGIAGLAAARRLQARGVDARVFEASDQVGGLAATHETAGDPIEAFYHHLSASEETIVEVIEELGLGDDLHWPIGKNAYYVDGTVHPMDKPWEILAFPYLSTYDTFRLAMLTQTVDVRGGVPRFDSYDNIEDYEDVGVEEFIVDHTTRGVYEQFFEPLLEAKFGSRMDDVSAAWLLGRVKFRGERDLLRGEPLGYLDGGFGRLLDALVEDVGREHIETGTRVTGIERDETGSVETVTVDRGTDAGPESVDADGVVVAAMPNVLEALTGYECDITFQGTVCSIVSMDEPLTDTYWLNIADEAPFGALIEHTNFIGPEQYGGEHLLYVPKYVQSREDEVWQMSDDEVRDHWLSGIGDLFPGFDRDAVNWVETMRNPRTAPVYERGYLDMVVPYDLASEGHEGVYYAGMASRAQYPERSLNGGIVAGYEAADRILDGA, from the coding sequence ATGATTGCCATCGTCGGCGGCGGCATCGCGGGGCTGGCGGCCGCGCGACGCCTGCAGGCCCGCGGCGTGGACGCCCGGGTGTTCGAGGCGTCCGACCAGGTCGGCGGGCTCGCGGCGACCCACGAGACGGCTGGCGACCCCATCGAGGCGTTCTACCACCACCTCTCCGCGTCCGAGGAGACCATCGTGGAGGTCATCGAGGAACTCGGACTGGGCGACGACCTGCACTGGCCCATCGGGAAGAACGCCTACTACGTGGACGGCACGGTCCACCCGATGGACAAGCCCTGGGAGATTCTGGCGTTCCCGTACCTTTCGACGTACGACACGTTCCGGCTGGCGATGCTCACGCAGACAGTCGACGTGCGGGGCGGCGTCCCGAGGTTCGACTCCTACGACAACATCGAGGACTACGAGGACGTGGGCGTCGAGGAGTTCATCGTCGACCACACGACGCGGGGCGTCTACGAGCAGTTCTTCGAGCCGCTGCTGGAGGCGAAGTTCGGGAGCCGGATGGACGACGTGAGCGCGGCGTGGCTGCTCGGGCGCGTCAAGTTCCGGGGGGAGCGCGACCTGCTGCGCGGGGAGCCGCTGGGCTACCTCGACGGCGGCTTCGGCCGCCTGCTGGACGCGCTCGTCGAGGACGTGGGCCGCGAGCACATCGAGACCGGGACGCGCGTGACGGGCATCGAGCGCGACGAGACCGGGAGCGTCGAGACTGTGACCGTCGACCGCGGGACGGACGCAGGCCCGGAGTCCGTCGACGCGGACGGCGTGGTGGTCGCGGCGATGCCGAACGTCCTCGAAGCCCTCACCGGCTACGAGTGCGACATCACCTTCCAGGGGACGGTCTGCTCCATCGTCTCGATGGACGAGCCGCTGACGGACACGTACTGGCTGAACATCGCCGACGAGGCACCGTTCGGCGCGCTCATCGAGCACACGAACTTCATCGGCCCGGAGCAGTACGGCGGCGAACACCTGCTGTACGTCCCGAAGTACGTCCAGAGCCGCGAGGACGAGGTCTGGCAGATGAGCGACGACGAGGTCCGCGACCACTGGCTGTCCGGCATCGGGGACCTCTTCCCCGGGTTCGACCGCGACGCCGTGAACTGGGTGGAGACGATGCGGAACCCCCGGACCGCGCCCGTCTACGAGCGCGGCTACCTCGACATGGTGGTGCCCTACGACCTCGCGAGCGAGGGCCACGAGGGCGTCTACTACGCGGGCATGGCGAGCCGCGCCCAGTACCCCGAGCGGTCGCTGAACGGCGGCATCGTCGCCGGCTACGAGGCCGCCGACCGGATTCTGGACGGCGCGTAG
- a CDS encoding homoserine kinase, translating to MISVRAPATSANLGSGFDVFGVALDRPADVVRVERADETTIDVTGAGAQYIPEDPGKNTAGVVARELDAPAHIHIDKGVRPSSGLGSSAASAAAATVALADLYDRDLTDEALVRVAAEGEAAVSGDAHADNVAPAILGGFTIVREDGVECVDADLALAVCLPDIVVSTRDARGVVPESAAMADLVDTVGSAATLTLGMCRGDPEQVGRGVEEHLVTPARAALVDGYDAACDAARAAGATGVTVSGSGPGVLAVCRRADRKQVAAALVDGFEDAGVDATAYPTEVGDGATFV from the coding sequence ATGATTTCGGTGCGCGCACCCGCCACGAGCGCGAATCTCGGCAGCGGGTTCGACGTCTTCGGCGTCGCGCTCGACCGGCCCGCCGACGTCGTGCGCGTCGAGCGCGCCGACGAGACCACCATCGACGTGACGGGCGCTGGCGCTCAGTACATCCCGGAGGACCCCGGAAAGAACACCGCCGGCGTCGTCGCCCGGGAACTCGACGCGCCCGCCCACATCCACATCGACAAGGGCGTCCGGCCGTCCTCGGGGCTCGGGTCGTCGGCCGCCAGCGCCGCCGCGGCGACGGTGGCGCTCGCCGACCTCTACGACCGCGACCTGACCGACGAGGCACTCGTCCGGGTGGCAGCCGAGGGCGAGGCCGCCGTCTCTGGGGATGCCCACGCCGACAACGTCGCGCCCGCCATCCTCGGCGGGTTCACCATCGTGCGCGAGGACGGCGTCGAGTGCGTCGACGCCGACCTCGCGCTGGCCGTCTGCCTGCCGGACATTGTCGTCTCCACGCGTGACGCCCGCGGCGTCGTGCCCGAATCGGCCGCGATGGCGGACCTCGTGGACACGGTCGGGTCCGCCGCGACCCTCACGCTCGGCATGTGCCGGGGCGACCCCGAGCAGGTCGGGCGCGGCGTCGAAGAGCACCTCGTCACGCCTGCCCGCGCGGCGCTCGTCGACGGCTACGACGCGGCCTGCGACGCCGCCCGCGCCGCGGGTGCGACGGGCGTCACAGTCAGTGGCTCCGGCCCGGGCGTGCTCGCGGTCTGCCGGCGCGCGGACCGAAAACAGGTCGCGGCCGCGCTCGTCGACGGCTTCGAGGACGCCGGCGTCGACGCGACCGCCTACCCGACCGAGGTCGGCGACGGCGCGACGTTCGTCTGA
- a CDS encoding MATE family efflux transporter has translation MSQRDVDLTGGGLLKPLLVLSLPIVASQLMQVAYNLADTFWVGQLGQAPVSALSYSWPIVFLVISVAGGFSVAGTTLVAQNKGAGNDDRVNHVAGQTIAFVVLTSAVLSVVGWLLAPLLVELIGAAPGSREYVLAVEYTRTILLGVFFVFGFFMFQALLRGWGDTTTPMYLMLFGVVLNVVADPFLVLGFHDNLVFEVLGLQGLQNSLYAATGFAGFGVQGAAIATVASRGVAALVGMALLFSGRLGIQLTVDDLRLKLATVRKIVRIGLPASIDQSTRALGITVLTAIVAIAGDDAVAAFGIGNRLNSLVFLPAIGLAQGTATVVGQNLGADQAERAERAVYYAAGLIAVVLAGVAAVAFTFAEPIVAVFIPGEPDVIAIGAQYLYIVAPSFLFLGVYRVTASAFRGSGNTRTAMVFTILSLWVFRVPPAYILLTYFDMGAAGVFWATALSNVATAVVALAWFTRGTWKERVVDDDDPGAGPGPAAGIEDPEAAGADGEVTDD, from the coding sequence ATGAGCCAGCGGGACGTCGACCTCACCGGCGGCGGCCTCCTGAAGCCGCTGCTCGTGCTGTCGCTGCCCATCGTCGCCAGCCAGCTGATGCAGGTCGCGTACAACCTCGCGGACACCTTCTGGGTTGGCCAGCTCGGACAGGCACCCGTGAGCGCGCTGTCGTACTCGTGGCCCATCGTCTTCCTCGTCATCAGCGTCGCCGGCGGCTTCTCCGTGGCGGGAACCACGCTCGTCGCCCAGAACAAGGGGGCGGGCAACGACGACCGCGTGAACCACGTCGCCGGCCAGACCATCGCGTTCGTCGTGCTCACGTCGGCCGTCCTGTCGGTCGTCGGGTGGCTGCTCGCGCCGCTGCTCGTCGAACTCATCGGTGCCGCGCCCGGCTCCCGGGAGTACGTCCTCGCCGTCGAGTACACGCGCACCATCCTGCTGGGCGTGTTCTTCGTGTTCGGCTTCTTCATGTTCCAGGCGCTGCTGCGGGGCTGGGGCGACACCACGACGCCGATGTACCTGATGCTGTTCGGCGTCGTGTTGAACGTCGTCGCCGACCCGTTCCTCGTGCTCGGCTTCCATGACAACCTCGTCTTCGAGGTGCTGGGTCTCCAGGGGCTCCAGAACAGCCTCTACGCCGCCACGGGCTTCGCCGGGTTCGGCGTCCAGGGGGCCGCCATCGCCACCGTCGCCTCCCGGGGTGTGGCTGCGCTCGTCGGGATGGCGCTGCTGTTCTCCGGCCGGCTCGGCATCCAGCTCACGGTCGACGACCTCCGGCTGAAGCTCGCGACGGTCCGGAAAATCGTGCGCATCGGGCTGCCCGCGAGCATCGACCAGTCCACGCGCGCGCTCGGCATCACCGTCCTCACCGCCATCGTCGCCATCGCGGGCGACGACGCTGTCGCCGCGTTCGGCATCGGGAACCGCCTGAACTCGCTGGTCTTCCTGCCCGCCATCGGCCTCGCGCAGGGGACGGCGACCGTCGTCGGCCAGAATCTCGGCGCGGACCAGGCCGAACGCGCCGAGCGCGCGGTCTACTACGCGGCCGGCCTCATCGCCGTCGTGCTCGCCGGTGTCGCTGCCGTCGCGTTCACGTTTGCTGAACCCATCGTCGCCGTCTTCATCCCCGGGGAACCGGACGTCATCGCCATCGGCGCGCAGTACCTCTACATCGTCGCGCCCTCCTTCCTCTTCCTCGGCGTCTACCGCGTCACGGCGTCGGCGTTCCGCGGCAGCGGCAACACCCGCACCGCGATGGTGTTCACCATCCTCTCCCTGTGGGTGTTCCGCGTGCCGCCCGCGTACATCCTCCTGACGTACTTCGACATGGGCGCGGCGGGCGTCTTCTGGGCGACCGCGCTGTCGAACGTCGCCACCGCCGTCGTCGCGCTCGCGTGGTTCACCCGCGGCACCTGGAAGGAGCGCGTCGTAGACGATGACGACCCGGGAGCGGGGCCCGGCCCCGCAGCCGGCATCGAGGACCCGGAGGCCGCGGGAGCGGACGGCGAGGTGACGGACGACTGA
- a CDS encoding DUF7124 domain-containing protein, whose amino-acid sequence MSQSGGSTDMTLAFELSALKELAKPGTAFAGARQWTEYVGVVSDEPTYVVTNFTRKRRIRQDFFSGPKSRKDSLESVKGQFDTERHVFVGTSDEDRALAEEVGWEYLSLEDAAENADWELAEDDEPDALPGEPDRDDWP is encoded by the coding sequence ATGAGCCAATCCGGCGGGAGCACGGACATGACACTCGCGTTCGAGCTGTCCGCGCTGAAGGAACTCGCCAAGCCCGGGACCGCGTTCGCCGGGGCGCGACAGTGGACCGAGTACGTCGGCGTGGTGTCGGACGAACCCACGTACGTCGTCACGAACTTCACGCGCAAGCGCCGCATCCGCCAGGACTTCTTCTCCGGGCCGAAGAGCCGGAAGGACAGCCTCGAATCCGTGAAAGGCCAGTTCGACACCGAGCGCCACGTCTTCGTCGGCACGAGCGACGAGGACCGCGCGCTCGCCGAGGAAGTCGGCTGGGAGTACCTCTCGCTGGAGGACGCCGCGGAGAACGCCGACTGGGAGCTCGCGGAGGACGACGAGCCGGACGCCCTCCCCGGTGAGCCCGACCGCGACGACTGGCCGTAG